A single region of the Neisseria zoodegmatis genome encodes:
- a CDS encoding DNA cytosine methyltransferase, protein MTTAVSLFSGCGGSDTGIHQLGINILMANDIIPYARDVYLANLPDTDYILKDIQKLESFPSADLLLGCYPCQGFSQGGLRQADNKLNFLYKEFARALKSIKPKAFIVENVNGMLRSNYEYLLKDQINTFSELSYDVHHKVLNAADYGVPQFRKRIFIVGTRKDLAVEYKFPIPTHGPNGNLPYVTIREALHGMPDWPTGEFYNLPFHWYYMSRNRRQDWEQPSKTIVSNARHTLLHPISPKMKKIGKDQWIFVEDRPARRFSYQECAILQGFKRDLIFPDTSNASLMNKYKVIGNAVPPALFQAVANELIKFL, encoded by the coding sequence ATGACAACAGCAGTTTCTTTATTCAGTGGGTGTGGCGGCTCCGATACAGGTATCCATCAATTAGGCATTAATATCCTAATGGCAAATGACATTATTCCTTATGCTCGAGATGTATATCTAGCTAATTTGCCTGATACTGACTATATTTTAAAAGATATACAAAAATTAGAAAGTTTTCCATCAGCAGACTTATTGCTTGGTTGCTATCCCTGCCAAGGTTTTAGCCAAGGAGGGTTACGCCAAGCAGATAATAAATTAAATTTCTTATACAAAGAATTTGCCAGAGCACTTAAATCAATCAAACCAAAAGCTTTTATCGTAGAAAATGTTAATGGAATGCTGCGATCTAATTATGAATATTTACTTAAAGATCAAATTAATACATTTTCAGAACTTAGTTATGATGTACATCATAAAGTATTAAATGCTGCTGATTATGGTGTTCCTCAATTCAGAAAAAGAATTTTTATTGTTGGAACAAGAAAAGATCTGGCTGTTGAATATAAATTTCCAATTCCTACTCATGGGCCAAATGGTAATCTTCCATATGTAACCATTCGAGAAGCTTTGCATGGGATGCCAGACTGGCCAACAGGAGAATTTTATAATCTGCCATTCCATTGGTATTACATGTCTCGAAATCGCCGACAAGATTGGGAACAGCCTTCTAAAACAATAGTAAGCAATGCTCGGCATACTTTATTACATCCAATCAGCCCAAAGATGAAAAAAATAGGTAAAGATCAATGGATATTTGTTGAAGATAGACCTGCTCGTCGTTTTAGCTACCAAGAGTGCGCAATTTTACAAGGGTTTAAAAGAGATTTAATTTTTCCAGATACCTCTAACGCTAGCCTAATGAATAAATACAAGGTTATTGGGAATGCAGTACCTCCAGCTCTTTTTCAGGCCGTTGCTAACGAGTTAATAAAATTTCTTTAA
- a CDS encoding GlxA family transcriptional regulator: MPSEKRTIPKIVLYAQSGMNDFVFNIPFSVLQTTYRDNPLFELKICSDNGQNIITALGANIPVHGGLDLMIRADIIVIAGWRDIEEAPTSELTAHLHQAAERGTCIATLCYGTYALAYTGLLDGKTAATHWLAESDFVRRFPKIYLDTNRLYVEDGNFLTSAGAAGGLDCCLFLIRKIHGATVANELARTFVAAPYREGGQAQFIHRPAERRIADDKINRLLDELRQNLAAPYRLDDLAEKLAVSRRTFIRHFAQATGMNFGEWLTTERLWQVQDLLENTDLPIEHIAEQSGFGSAANLRAQFKAKFKINPNTWRKVFGR; encoded by the coding sequence ATGCCGTCTGAAAAACGAACCATCCCCAAAATCGTGCTGTATGCCCAATCAGGTATGAACGATTTTGTTTTCAATATTCCTTTTTCCGTACTTCAGACAACTTATCGGGATAATCCGTTGTTTGAATTGAAAATCTGTTCTGATAATGGTCAAAACATTATCACGGCATTGGGTGCAAACATTCCCGTACACGGCGGATTGGACTTAATGATCCGTGCCGACATTATCGTTATCGCAGGCTGGCGCGACATTGAAGAAGCTCCGACCTCTGAGCTTACCGCGCATTTGCACCAAGCAGCAGAGCGAGGTACGTGCATTGCCACCCTGTGCTACGGTACTTATGCACTTGCCTACACAGGACTTCTAGATGGTAAAACGGCCGCTACCCACTGGCTTGCAGAATCCGACTTTGTCCGCCGTTTTCCAAAAATTTATTTGGATACCAACCGCCTGTATGTGGAAGACGGTAACTTTTTAACTTCGGCCGGAGCTGCGGGCGGGCTGGATTGCTGTCTGTTCCTCATCCGTAAAATCCACGGTGCAACTGTTGCCAACGAGCTTGCTCGCACCTTCGTTGCTGCGCCTTACCGTGAAGGCGGGCAAGCACAGTTTATCCACCGTCCTGCCGAACGCCGTATCGCCGACGACAAAATCAACCGCCTGTTGGACGAACTGCGCCAAAACCTTGCCGCACCATACCGCTTAGATGATTTGGCAGAGAAATTAGCTGTTTCCCGCCGCACTTTTATCCGCCATTTTGCTCAAGCCACAGGTATGAATTTCGGGGAATGGCTTACAACGGAGCGATTATGGCAGGTACAGGATTTGTTGGAAAACACGGATTTGCCGATAGAGCACATTGCCGAACAAAGCGGTTTCGGCAGTGCTGCAAATCTGCGGGCGCAGTTCAAAGCCAAGTTCAAAATCAATCCGAATACTTGGCGGAAAGTGTTTGGCCGATAG
- a CDS encoding carboxymuconolactone decarboxylase family protein: MARLTVHSVASAPEAAKGRVETALKNNGFLPNLIGVLANAPAALAMYQEVGALNATTSLTAGEREVVQITAAVLNECGFCKAGHTALSMKKKLLDPQAIEALRNTQALADPKLNRLALFTQAVMANKGNVGDAELQAFFDAGYNEQQALEVVLGVALATLCNYANNLARTEINEQLQPFA, from the coding sequence ATGGCCCGTTTAACTGTGCATAGTGTGGCATCCGCACCTGAGGCGGCAAAAGGTCGTGTGGAAACGGCTCTGAAAAACAACGGCTTTTTGCCGAATCTGATTGGCGTGTTGGCCAATGCGCCGGCGGCCTTGGCAATGTATCAGGAAGTGGGTGCGTTAAATGCCACCACCAGCCTGACCGCAGGCGAGCGCGAGGTGGTGCAGATTACGGCGGCGGTGTTGAATGAGTGCGGTTTCTGCAAAGCGGGGCATACTGCTTTGAGTATGAAAAAGAAATTGCTCGACCCGCAAGCGATTGAGGCTTTACGCAACACGCAGGCCTTGGCAGACCCTAAACTCAACCGCTTGGCTTTGTTTACCCAAGCGGTGATGGCGAATAAAGGCAATGTGGGCGATGCCGAGTTGCAGGCGTTTTTTGATGCGGGGTATAACGAGCAACAGGCTTTGGAAGTAGTGCTGGGCGTGGCGTTGGCCACTTTGTGCAATTACGCCAATAATCTGGCTCGCACGGAAATCAACGAGCAATTGCAGCCTTTTGCTTGA
- a CDS encoding MBL fold metallo-hydrolase produces MKFKKFILAAVLGATAFSAWADDYYQHIRNATAKIEYAGQTFLIDPFFAPKHSMNGFAGTFNNQTKMPLVGLPMSVNKILDGVDAVIVTHTHEDHWDEAAARAIPKNLPVYVQHQADAEKIRKQGFTDVRILNGNTTFNGVTISKTGGAHGTEAMYANPQMAEILGDAMGVVFQSNGHKTAYIMGDTVWTADVNKALNRYKPDYLIMNTGYALISGISDGIIMGTADVLKASQAMPKAKIITVHMDTVNHTAVSRADMRKFIRGQGIESRVSVPEDGETVKLD; encoded by the coding sequence ATGAAATTCAAAAAATTTATTCTTGCCGCTGTTTTGGGTGCAACTGCTTTCTCTGCTTGGGCGGACGACTACTACCAACACATTCGCAACGCCACCGCCAAAATCGAATACGCAGGGCAAACGTTTCTGATTGACCCTTTTTTTGCCCCCAAGCATTCAATGAACGGCTTTGCCGGAACGTTCAACAACCAAACCAAAATGCCATTAGTCGGGCTGCCGATGAGCGTAAATAAAATTTTGGATGGTGTGGATGCTGTTATCGTTACCCACACCCACGAAGATCACTGGGACGAAGCTGCTGCTCGTGCCATTCCGAAAAACTTGCCCGTGTATGTGCAACACCAAGCCGATGCCGAAAAAATACGCAAACAGGGTTTTACTGATGTGCGCATACTAAACGGCAACACAACCTTCAACGGCGTAACCATCAGCAAAACCGGCGGCGCACACGGTACAGAAGCTATGTATGCCAACCCGCAAATGGCAGAAATTTTGGGGGATGCGATGGGGGTAGTGTTCCAAAGCAACGGACACAAAACTGCCTATATTATGGGCGATACGGTGTGGACGGCAGACGTAAACAAAGCCTTAAACCGCTACAAGCCCGATTACTTGATAATGAATACAGGCTACGCGCTGATTTCAGGTATTTCAGACGGCATCATCATGGGCACGGCAGACGTGTTGAAAGCCAGTCAAGCCATGCCCAAAGCTAAAATAATCACAGTACACATGGATACCGTGAACCATACTGCCGTCAGCCGCGCCGATATGCGTAAATTTATACGCGGACAAGGCATTGAAAGCCGCGTAAGCGTTCCGGAAGACGGTGAAACCGTTAAGCTGGATTGA
- a CDS encoding ATP-binding protein — MQRNIIQSLEKWKNQPKRKPLIIQGARQVGKTWVMKHFGEQHFAQVAYINFDNNPRMKTLFAGDYDINRLILGLKIESGVDIQAEDTLLIFDEIQEIPQALSSLKYFYENAPQFYIVAAGSLLGVSLHHQVSFPVGKVDFLPIYPMDFQEFLTALGKQDLRQLLETQDWALITAMKTAYIDLLRQYYFVGGMPEAVQTFIDTQNFDAVRQVQRNLLLAYEQDFSKHIKDGQTVQKVRSIWSSVPEQLAKENKKFIYSQLQKGARSKDYEIALQWLKDSGLVHCVPRIKKPHLPLSAYQDNAFKLYGLDVGLLAAQSHLDVSVLLEGSRIFTEFKGALTEQYVLQQLVATQENPVFYWAAERGTAEVDFVLQCGQSVIPIEVKAEENLKAKSLKVYVEQFQPEQAVRFSMADYREQDWLVNVPLYGCSVATI; from the coding sequence ATGCAACGCAATATTATCCAATCTTTAGAAAAATGGAAAAACCAGCCTAAGCGCAAGCCATTGATTATTCAAGGGGCAAGACAGGTTGGCAAAACGTGGGTAATGAAGCACTTCGGTGAGCAGCATTTCGCCCAAGTTGCCTACATCAATTTTGACAACAACCCGCGCATGAAGACGCTGTTTGCAGGCGATTACGACATCAACCGCCTGATACTCGGCTTAAAAATTGAAAGCGGTGTAGATATTCAGGCAGAAGATACCCTATTGATTTTTGACGAAATTCAAGAAATACCGCAAGCCTTGTCATCACTCAAATATTTTTACGAAAACGCACCGCAGTTTTATATCGTGGCGGCAGGCTCGCTACTAGGCGTGTCGCTGCATCATCAAGTTTCGTTTCCTGTGGGCAAGGTGGATTTTCTGCCGATTTATCCAATGGATTTTCAGGAGTTTCTCACCGCGCTAGGTAAACAGGATTTGAGGCAACTGCTGGAAACGCAGGATTGGGCGTTAATTACCGCCATGAAAACGGCCTACATTGATTTGTTACGCCAATATTATTTTGTCGGAGGCATGCCTGAAGCGGTGCAGACGTTTATCGATACGCAAAATTTCGATGCGGTTCGCCAAGTGCAGCGCAATTTGCTGTTGGCGTATGAACAGGATTTTTCCAAGCACATCAAAGACGGGCAAACCGTGCAAAAAGTGCGGTCGATTTGGTCGTCCGTTCCTGAGCAACTTGCCAAAGAAAACAAGAAATTTATCTACTCGCAACTGCAAAAAGGCGCACGAAGCAAGGATTATGAAATTGCCCTGCAATGGCTCAAAGACAGCGGTTTGGTACATTGCGTGCCGCGCATCAAAAAACCGCATCTGCCGCTTTCGGCTTATCAGGACAACGCGTTCAAACTCTATGGCCTGGACGTCGGCCTGCTCGCCGCCCAAAGCCATTTGGACGTTAGTGTTTTGCTGGAAGGCAGTCGTATTTTTACCGAATTCAAAGGTGCATTGACCGAGCAATATGTCTTGCAACAACTGGTTGCCACGCAGGAAAACCCCGTGTTTTATTGGGCAGCCGAACGCGGCACGGCGGAGGTGGATTTTGTGCTGCAATGCGGGCAGTCGGTCATTCCCATTGAAGTGAAAGCGGAAGAAAATTTGAAAGCCAAAAGTTTGAAAGTGTATGTGGAACAGTTTCAGCCCGAACAGGCGGTGCGCTTTTCTATGGCGGATTATCGGGAGCAGGATTGGCTCGTGAATGTGCCGTTGTATGGGTGTAGTGTGGCGACAATTTAA
- a CDS encoding ParB N-terminal domain-containing protein: MNDNEVANQEITFIPIEHLRLDPENPRLPSSLGRSEPEMLQYLADTTSIIELMSAISENGYFPGEPVVAIPNPDDPQSYLVVEGNRRLTAVKILNDHSVLNKSTSRIRELSEKTGNIQELPVVVKESRSAVLPYLGYRHITGVKQWEPLAKARYILQLYQAAEADSFLEKYKEVAQSIGSRSDYIKRNLDALAVYNLIESENFYGIEGLNELSLKFSILSTALADSKIAEFVGLRTQDGEDILNPIDNPNLLNIDSIKELTEWLFEKKEGATRVGDSRNLRKLSAIIGNKPALEAFRHGSELEIAYRLTSAVAEDFAQLLTEAENLLIKALSLTSTIEYSDAMYDLARQISKHIKTIGGILKDKKPGEEDDF, encoded by the coding sequence ATGAATGATAATGAAGTAGCTAACCAAGAAATTACATTTATTCCTATTGAGCATTTAAGGCTTGATCCAGAAAACCCTAGACTTCCTTCAAGCTTGGGGCGATCTGAGCCAGAAATGCTACAGTATTTGGCTGATACAACCTCAATTATTGAACTAATGAGTGCAATATCTGAGAACGGATATTTTCCTGGGGAGCCCGTTGTTGCGATTCCAAATCCTGATGATCCACAGAGCTATTTAGTAGTTGAGGGTAATCGAAGATTAACTGCTGTTAAGATTCTAAATGATCACTCTGTTCTAAATAAATCAACTTCTCGAATAAGAGAACTATCTGAAAAAACAGGAAATATTCAAGAGCTTCCTGTTGTTGTAAAAGAATCAAGGTCTGCTGTATTGCCATATTTGGGCTATCGTCATATTACAGGCGTAAAACAATGGGAGCCTTTAGCTAAAGCAAGATATATTTTGCAATTGTATCAAGCAGCAGAGGCAGATTCTTTTCTTGAAAAGTATAAAGAAGTTGCACAATCAATTGGTAGTAGAAGTGACTATATTAAAAGAAATTTAGATGCACTTGCTGTTTATAATTTAATAGAAAGTGAAAATTTCTACGGCATAGAAGGATTAAATGAACTAAGCCTTAAGTTTTCTATCCTGTCTACAGCATTAGCTGATAGTAAAATTGCAGAGTTTGTAGGTTTGCGTACTCAGGATGGGGAAGATATTCTTAATCCAATAGATAATCCAAATCTACTTAACATTGATTCTATTAAAGAGTTAACAGAATGGCTATTTGAAAAAAAAGAAGGCGCAACTCGAGTTGGAGATTCGCGCAACTTAAGGAAATTATCTGCAATTATCGGTAATAAACCTGCATTAGAAGCATTTCGACATGGATCCGAATTAGAGATTGCCTACAGATTAACTTCTGCAGTTGCAGAAGATTTCGCACAATTATTAACGGAAGCTGAGAATTTATTAATTAAAGCTTTAAGCTTAACTTCTACAATTGAATATTCAGACGCCATGTACGATTTAGCACGACAAATAAGCAAACATATTAAAACTATTGGTGGAATTTTAAAAGATAAAAAACCTGGAGAGGAAGATGACTTTTGA
- a CDS encoding SWIM zinc finger family protein has translation MYAKFKNPELFSPSIAERGWHYFQNRRVGAVYDNGRQRYQAEISGSEPYQAWLQLDGKGRIVEGGCDCPCNYPCKHMAALWYALEKGRKHNVANPPDLTALLEKQDAPFLRNLLSVLAQDQEIRNRLMLMLEPDKTESEQIYAFQVQQIFAAYGGDYYYSAAINLAGELQDWLSDVSNRGGSVLAGILPLLMGRLIDAIEYSDDSEGELSDTMCYAIDLLGQVLERQDASESKLAQLVEFVDVCLNDSRYSDFGDYITDLYLIRAREWERQQSFAAWQAWLETKIAAYRPDDWLYEFFSDAKRQMLLKAKEDEAAQKYFEKNLELVSFRQIAVAQAFETENWSKAEQLLQEGIRIAFAKNNHGTVAAWEKQLLEVYRRTGQSIRMLAEKLALDKSFSPEYYRIWKETFSAEEWPSERDKLVQRLQDKDWILAPVLLEERLFDPLLNLLRRKKEYATLENYSPKFPKTYDAALLECHLSLLAASIQMPGANRKHYSILVKRLNILKKQYPHCRAQFANFVDALKAQYSIKPHRPALLEELAKFKL, from the coding sequence ATGTACGCTAAATTCAAAAATCCTGAATTGTTTTCCCCAAGTATTGCCGAGCGCGGTTGGCATTATTTTCAAAACCGCCGTGTCGGGGCGGTTTATGATAACGGTCGGCAGCGTTATCAAGCGGAGATTTCCGGTTCCGAGCCTTATCAGGCATGGCTTCAGCTGGATGGTAAAGGCCGAATTGTGGAAGGTGGTTGCGATTGCCCCTGTAACTACCCCTGCAAACATATGGCGGCTTTATGGTATGCCTTGGAAAAGGGGCGGAAGCATAATGTTGCGAACCCGCCGGATTTGACCGCGCTTTTAGAGAAGCAGGACGCACCGTTTTTGCGCAATTTGCTGTCGGTATTGGCGCAAGATCAGGAAATCCGCAACCGTTTGATGTTGATGCTTGAACCGGATAAAACTGAATCCGAGCAGATATACGCTTTCCAAGTGCAGCAGATTTTTGCTGCGTATGGCGGCGATTATTATTACAGCGCGGCTATTAATTTGGCTGGTGAATTGCAAGATTGGCTCTCTGACGTTTCTAATCGCGGCGGTTCGGTTTTGGCGGGCATTTTGCCGTTGCTGATGGGGCGGTTGATTGATGCTATCGAATATTCAGATGATTCCGAGGGCGAATTAAGCGATACCATGTGTTATGCCATCGATTTGTTGGGACAGGTTTTGGAGCGGCAGGATGCTTCTGAATCGAAATTGGCGCAATTGGTTGAATTTGTAGATGTTTGTTTGAATGACAGCCGCTATTCCGATTTTGGTGATTATATTACCGATCTTTACCTTATCCGTGCGCGCGAGTGGGAAAGGCAACAGTCATTTGCCGCCTGGCAGGCATGGTTGGAGACAAAGATTGCAGCATACCGGCCGGACGATTGGTTGTATGAATTTTTTTCAGATGCCAAGCGGCAGATGTTGCTGAAAGCCAAGGAAGACGAAGCAGCCCAAAAGTATTTTGAAAAGAATCTCGAATTGGTTTCATTTCGTCAAATAGCGGTTGCTCAGGCTTTTGAAACCGAAAACTGGTCTAAGGCCGAACAATTGTTGCAAGAAGGCATTCGGATTGCTTTTGCCAAAAATAACCACGGTACGGTAGCGGCTTGGGAAAAACAGCTTCTGGAAGTTTACCGCCGCACAGGGCAATCTATCCGTATGCTGGCTGAGAAGCTGGCTTTGGATAAATCTTTTTCACCGGAATACTACCGAATATGGAAAGAAACCTTTTCTGCTGAAGAATGGCCGTCTGAAAGAGATAAATTGGTGCAACGGTTGCAAGACAAAGATTGGATTTTGGCTCCGGTGTTGTTGGAAGAGCGGCTGTTCGACCCGCTGCTGAATTTATTGCGGCGCAAAAAGGAATATGCAACTTTAGAAAATTACAGCCCTAAGTTTCCCAAAACATATGACGCGGCTTTGCTTGAATGCCACCTGTCTTTACTGGCTGCTTCTATTCAGATGCCGGGAGCGAATCGCAAACACTATTCTATTTTGGTCAAACGCTTGAACATCCTGAAAAAACAATATCCTCATTGCCGTGCGCAGTTCGCAAACTTTGTAGATGCGTTAAAGGCTCAGTACAGTATCAAACCGCACCGGCCGGCTTTGCTGGAAGAATTGGCAAAATTCAAACTCTAG
- a CDS encoding DUF3418 domain-containing protein: MQETKNFSGSNTSFEPRYRLTKLGEQMARLPIDPKVARILLAAQKHDCMAEILVIVSALSIQDPRERPLEAREAAQKAHERFTDKQSDFLAYLNIWDSFQRERDKGLSNKQLVQWCRQYFLSHLRMREWRELHHQLADIAVEMGLTTKEQAFRRPPAQEQLRPSENTGNQDLSAKLKQKQLDKKQHRAHIRAAKEAGYEQIHRALLTGLIANVGMKSPDGHDYTGARGSHFHLFPASALFKSKPKWVMAAELTETTRLYARDVAAIQPEWIEQEAPHLVRYHYFEPHWEQKRGEVVASERVTLYGLTVLPRRPVAYGKVAPEEAREIFIRSALVAQECNLQTAFFIHNKKLIKEISELEHKSRKQDVLVDEEALFEFYNRRLPQFYEPSEKVSRASLPDNTGLSENVGRILESDKTKNVSPQPDNTASVSDGLSGSPHYTGRLKKPLPLADIRTFQSWLKTAERDNPRLLFLTREDLMQHAAAHITEAQFPHHWQNSDGKFKLSYRFEPHHPLDGVTLTLPLTVLNRLHAPALEWLVPGMLREKLQLLIKALPKQIRRICVPVPDFITKFLESNPNRQEPIIPQLARFIAKTAGDMRLLEQIDQDEWSAFKLPEHCYFNLRIIDDGGQELATGRDVAKLQQELGQAAAVTFRDNTQEFERDNLTNWDIGTLPESIKFARGKQQLTGYLGLQTEKNGSIALRLFDTPEAAEQAHRQGVIALMQLQLKEHMKDLSKGIQGFTQAAMLLKHISADTLRDDLTAAICDRAFIGDDELPRSEKAFKEQIKRARSRLPAVKEAMSRYLQDTAAAYAELNGKLGKYPLTHLLRERTQTLLSAGFASRTPWSQWPRLPVYLKAMTLRMEKYSTNPARDTAREADIQELEQMWQEKTDGLLKQNQAISDDLKMFKWQIEELRVSLFAQELKTPYSVSVKRLLKEWEFLNKK, from the coding sequence ATGCAAGAAACTAAAAATTTTTCAGGTAGCAATACGTCTTTCGAACCCCGCTACCGCCTAACCAAGCTCGGCGAGCAAATGGCACGGCTGCCCATCGACCCGAAGGTCGCCCGCATTTTGCTGGCGGCGCAAAAGCACGACTGTATGGCGGAAATACTTGTTATCGTGTCTGCCCTGTCGATTCAAGACCCGCGCGAACGGCCGCTCGAAGCCCGCGAAGCCGCCCAAAAAGCGCACGAACGTTTTACCGACAAGCAGTCTGATTTCCTCGCCTACCTCAATATTTGGGACAGCTTCCAGCGCGAGCGCGACAAAGGTTTGTCCAACAAACAATTGGTGCAATGGTGCCGCCAATATTTCCTTTCCCACCTGCGGATGCGCGAGTGGCGTGAGCTGCACCACCAGCTCGCCGACATTGCCGTGGAAATGGGTTTGACTACCAAAGAGCAGGCTTTCAGACGGCCTCCTGCACAAGAGCAGCTGAGGCCGTCTGAAAACACCGGCAACCAAGATTTATCTGCCAAACTCAAACAAAAACAATTGGATAAAAAACAGCACCGCGCCCACATCCGCGCCGCCAAAGAAGCGGGCTACGAACAAATCCACCGCGCCCTGCTGACTGGCCTGATTGCCAACGTCGGCATGAAATCGCCCGATGGCCACGACTACACCGGTGCGCGCGGTTCACACTTTCATTTGTTCCCCGCTTCCGCCCTGTTCAAATCCAAACCCAAATGGGTGATGGCGGCCGAACTCACCGAAACCACCCGCCTTTATGCCCGCGATGTCGCTGCCATCCAGCCCGAATGGATCGAGCAGGAAGCTCCGCACCTTGTGCGCTACCATTATTTTGAACCTCATTGGGAGCAGAAACGCGGCGAAGTCGTCGCCAGCGAACGCGTTACCCTCTACGGGCTGACCGTGCTGCCGCGCCGCCCCGTTGCCTACGGCAAAGTCGCCCCCGAAGAAGCCCGCGAAATCTTTATCCGCAGCGCACTGGTGGCGCAGGAATGCAATCTTCAGACGGCCTTTTTTATCCACAACAAAAAACTGATTAAAGAAATCAGTGAGTTGGAGCACAAATCGCGCAAGCAGGACGTGCTGGTGGACGAAGAAGCTTTGTTTGAGTTTTACAACCGGCGTTTACCGCAGTTTTACGAGCCGTCTGAAAAGGTAAGTCGGGCATCCCTGCCCGACAACACAGGCCTGTCTGAAAACGTAGGTCGGATTCTTGAATCCGACAAAACCAAAAACGTAAGTCCCCAGCCCGACAACACCGCCTCCGTTTCAGACGGCCTTTCAGGTAGCCCGCACTACACAGGCCGTCTGAAAAAACCATTGCCCCTTGCCGACATCCGCACCTTCCAAAGCTGGCTCAAAACCGCCGAGCGCGACAACCCGCGCCTGCTGTTCCTCACCCGCGAAGACCTCATGCAGCACGCCGCCGCGCACATTACCGAAGCCCAGTTCCCCCACCATTGGCAAAACAGCGACGGCAAATTCAAACTCAGCTACCGCTTCGAGCCGCACCACCCGCTCGACGGCGTAACCCTTACCCTGCCGCTCACCGTGCTCAACCGCCTCCACGCCCCCGCGCTCGAATGGCTCGTGCCCGGCATGTTGCGCGAAAAACTACAACTGCTTATCAAAGCCCTGCCCAAACAAATCCGCCGCATCTGCGTGCCCGTGCCCGACTTCATCACAAAATTTCTAGAAAGCAACCCCAACCGCCAAGAGCCGATAATCCCCCAGCTTGCCCGTTTTATCGCCAAAACCGCCGGCGATATGCGCCTGCTTGAGCAAATCGACCAAGACGAATGGAGCGCGTTCAAACTGCCCGAGCACTGCTATTTCAACCTGCGCATCATCGACGACGGCGGCCAGGAGCTTGCCACCGGCCGCGATGTAGCCAAACTCCAGCAAGAACTCGGCCAAGCCGCCGCCGTAACCTTCCGCGACAACACCCAAGAATTCGAGCGCGACAACCTCACCAACTGGGACATCGGCACCCTGCCTGAAAGCATCAAATTCGCCCGCGGCAAACAACAGCTCACCGGCTACCTCGGCCTGCAAACAGAAAAAAACGGCAGCATCGCCCTGCGCCTGTTCGACACCCCTGAGGCCGCCGAACAAGCCCACCGTCAAGGGGTGATCGCCCTCATGCAGCTCCAGCTCAAAGAGCACATGAAAGACCTAAGCAAAGGCATCCAAGGCTTCACCCAAGCCGCCATGCTGCTCAAACACATCAGCGCCGACACCCTGCGCGACGACCTCACCGCCGCCATCTGCGACCGCGCCTTTATCGGCGACGACGAGTTGCCCCGCAGTGAAAAAGCCTTCAAAGAACAAATCAAACGCGCCCGCAGCCGCCTGCCCGCCGTCAAAGAAGCCATGAGCCGCTACCTGCAAGACACCGCCGCCGCTTATGCCGAACTCAACGGCAAACTCGGCAAATACCCGCTCACCCACCTGCTGCGCGAACGCACTCAAACCTTGCTGTCCGCCGGATTCGCCAGCCGCACCCCCTGGAGCCAATGGCCGCGCCTACCCGTCTACCTCAAAGCCATGACCCTGCGCATGGAAAAATACAGCACCAACCCCGCCCGCGATACCGCACGCGAAGCCGATATTCAGGAGTTGGAGCAGATGTGGCAAGAAAAAACCGATGGCTTGCTGAAACAAAACCAAGCAATTTCAGACGACCTGAAGATGTTCAAATGGCAAATTGAGGAATTACGCGTGTCGCTGTTTGCACAGGAGTTGAAAACACCGTATTCGGTGTCGGTGAAGCGGTTGTTGAAGGAGTGGGAGTTTTTGAATAAAAAGTAA